Proteins co-encoded in one Pelobates fuscus isolate aPelFus1 chromosome 5, aPelFus1.pri, whole genome shotgun sequence genomic window:
- the RASL10A gene encoding ras-like protein family member 10A: MVQTVQVAVLGAPAVGKTSIIRQFVAHEFHEGYIPTEHRELHRATAVLSERMYELIILDLPNMPCYPGTAGQDCLDPQFWGLRNTKVFILVFDICNPESFHHVKQLRQQILDSASKPPLIVVVGNKRDQQKHRFALRHGLSVLVKKNWKCGYLECSARNNWHILLLFKELLISMSARGRRTTSSICLQGALHRERCSIM, encoded by the exons ATGGTGCAGACAGTGCAGGTGGCAGTGCTGGGGGCACCAGCGGTTGGCAAAACCTCCATCATCCGACAATTTGTGGCACATGAATTCCATGAGGGATACATTCCGACTGAGCACCGGGAGTTGCACCGTGCCACAGCAGTCCTAAGTGAGAGGATGTATGAGCTAATAATTTTGGATCTTCCCAATATGCCCTGCTACCCAGGCACTGCAGGACAG GATTGTTTAGATCCACAGTTCTGGGGCCTCAGAAACACTAAAGTCTTCATCTTGGTCTTTGATATCTGCAATCCAGAGAGTTTCCACCACGTCAAACAGCTAAGGCAGCAGATCTTAGACAG TGCCAGTAAGCCCCCACTGATAGTTGTGGTTGGTAATAAGAGAGACCAGCAGAAACATCGCTTTGCCCTTCGCCATGGTTTGTCGGTGCTGGTGAAAAAGAACTGGAAATGTGGTTATTTAGAGTGCTCAGCTCGGAACAACTGGCatatcctcctgctcttcaaggAGCTGCTGATCAGCATGTCTGCCAGAGGGAGGCGCACTACCAGCAGCATCTGCCTACAAGGAGCTCTGCACAGGGAACGATGCAGCATCATGTGA